The following coding sequences lie in one Niabella agricola genomic window:
- a CDS encoding RNA polymerase sigma factor: protein MPKSSAHERKLLTKLAAGSRDAFTEIYLQYSPAVYDALLYFLKEEHDADELLQVIFIKVWEKRQQLAQAEHLENYLFMMTRNSVLNHLKQKAREETFISQYARRALPVPDAEGGLQQKQYLELLKKAIDALPLQQQRVYTLAEDEELSYEEIARRLSISKLTVKKHLELARRQVRAYMRRYLYPLVVLLMLCQ from the coding sequence TTGCCCAAATCATCAGCGCATGAGCGAAAATTATTGACTAAACTGGCCGCAGGTAGCCGGGACGCGTTTACAGAAATCTACCTGCAGTATAGTCCGGCTGTTTATGACGCCCTTTTGTATTTTTTGAAAGAGGAGCATGATGCAGATGAATTGCTGCAGGTGATTTTTATAAAAGTATGGGAAAAGCGGCAGCAGCTGGCGCAGGCCGAGCACCTGGAAAACTATCTGTTCATGATGACGCGCAACAGCGTATTGAACCACCTGAAGCAAAAGGCCCGTGAGGAAACGTTCATCAGCCAGTATGCCCGGAGAGCCCTGCCGGTGCCGGATGCGGAAGGCGGGCTTCAGCAGAAGCAATACCTGGAATTGCTGAAAAAAGCCATTGATGCGTTGCCGTTGCAGCAGCAGCGGGTATATACGCTTGCGGAAGATGAGGAGTTGAGCTACGAGGAAATTGCACGGCGGCTTTCTATTTCAAAACTGACTGTAAAAAAACACCTGGAGCTGGCGCGCCGGCAGGTGCGGGCCTATATGCGCCGCTACCTGTACCCGCTGGTTGTACTATTGATGCTCTGCCAGTAA
- a CDS encoding FecR family protein, which translates to MDIPHSLFNELLQKFHAGTLSDAEALLFREGLLSGRYDEVVKEAVHQRLAQHRETGALTEEKKQLLLQQLMQQLQQETPQKTGAPVRRLRQWMVAAAVILLFILGGYRLFLKPDGQHHVAHKLPDEQDIAAPEQSTAYLTLADGKRVPLDRLATDVLNIGNGMEVYTNATGQIGYKGTPAVATPNTLTVPRGSRPVSLVLADGTKVWLDAGSALTYPTAFTGRERNVSLTGQAYFEVAHIAAASEDGTALPFTVTSGDVATKVLGTHFNVTAFKEEAGAKVTLLEGRVKVAPVNGGGEMDVRPGQQALWAEGRLKLNRSPDLDEVMAWHNDRFYFNGTDIQSVMQQVGRWYNVEVEFEEPFHHSCVADLPRNMPVSELLKIIELTGMVHFKIVQAPHKKIIVSR; encoded by the coding sequence ATGGATATACCTCATTCTCTTTTTAATGAATTGCTTCAGAAATTCCATGCTGGTACATTGAGTGATGCGGAGGCACTTCTTTTCCGGGAAGGGCTGCTTTCCGGGCGATATGATGAAGTGGTAAAGGAGGCGGTGCACCAACGGCTGGCACAGCACCGGGAAACCGGGGCACTAACGGAAGAAAAAAAGCAGTTGTTGTTGCAGCAGTTAATGCAGCAGCTACAGCAGGAAACTCCCCAAAAAACAGGGGCACCCGTACGCCGGCTCCGGCAATGGATGGTTGCAGCCGCAGTAATACTCCTGTTCATCCTGGGAGGCTACCGGTTGTTTTTAAAACCGGATGGACAGCACCACGTTGCGCATAAGCTGCCGGATGAGCAGGACATCGCGGCGCCGGAGCAGTCAACCGCATATCTTACCCTAGCAGATGGCAAGCGGGTGCCGCTGGACCGGTTGGCGACCGATGTATTAAACATCGGCAACGGAATGGAAGTATATACGAATGCAACCGGGCAGATCGGTTACAAAGGAACGCCGGCCGTGGCCACCCCCAATACCTTAACCGTTCCCAGGGGGAGCCGGCCGGTGTCCCTGGTGCTGGCCGACGGAACAAAAGTATGGCTGGATGCGGGCTCTGCCTTAACCTATCCTACGGCGTTTACCGGCCGGGAGCGCAACGTTTCACTTACAGGGCAGGCATATTTTGAAGTGGCGCATATAGCGGCTGCAAGCGAAGATGGCACGGCGCTGCCGTTTACTGTAACCTCCGGAGATGTGGCTACAAAAGTATTGGGCACTCACTTTAATGTAACGGCCTTTAAAGAGGAAGCGGGTGCAAAAGTAACCCTGCTGGAAGGACGTGTAAAAGTAGCACCGGTGAACGGTGGCGGCGAAATGGATGTACGGCCCGGGCAACAGGCCTTGTGGGCAGAGGGTCGTTTGAAGCTGAACAGGTCACCCGATCTTGATGAAGTAATGGCCTGGCATAACGATCGCTTTTATTTTAACGGTACCGATATTCAGTCGGTAATGCAACAGGTGGGGCGCTGGTATAATGTAGAAGTGGAGTTTGAGGAGCCCTTTCATCATTCCTGTGTGGCCGACCTGCCCCGGAATATGCCGGTGTCAGAACTGCTGAAAATTATTGAACTAACAGGCATGGTACATTTTAAGATCGTGCAAGCTCCGCACAAAAAAATCATCGTCAGCCGGTAA
- a CDS encoding NHL repeat-containing protein has product MKRMIPITSIQRTLGMIGLVSLGFLGCSRMEYLVQPEKKATQKQQALLSSAAEEMMIGIYIAPPFDFTEPVHYQRIKDANVDFIQDISGQHTPANKLAMLDMADSVGLKMMVADDRINGSDAQITAMLNTYNNHPAVIGYFVKDEPTVAQLNDAATRYGKVLSYDPSKLPHVNLFPSYATGALGSINYENDYVQQWINLAGPANLKYLSMDNYPFLSNGQFRQDPYYHDLDVIRRLGLRYGIKTSAYLQSVGVAGMYRRPNTDELRFSAYSTLAYGIKIPVWFSYWTPVSSTEVFTDAIIDLTGAKTNLYDPFRILNAELKQIGRTLIHTDAVAVYHSGTSLPAGTSPIPASFMVKPVDPSANLIMTHFVSPADGKEYVMVVNKSFTTTLNATFSTGSTITNVQWISKTNGDAVATDFNPATHQFSASFLPGEGKLFPLTVALPEVTVSTLSGSGTAGFADGAAATAKFNFLTNTGMATDQLGNAYIADIDNHCIRKVDANGTVTTLAGSSGVSGNTDGTGAAARFNHPTDIAVDNNGNVYVADTWNWAVRKITPGGAVTTILGWVVPFPQGIAIDQAQQKLYLVSALPSASNGKLYELSFSGALTTRTLDRAVTAGGIRLDNYGNLVVADNFNSIVYRISRSNWKTEIIAGTAGQHGTVDGVGANARFDHPWGLAIDAANNIYVAGCGHQFDASTIAATASNIRMIQANSNKVITLAGSTQGYANGTGAAATFNVPTGIAVYQNQLLVLDRMNQRIRKIIK; this is encoded by the coding sequence ATGAAACGAATGATTCCTATTACATCTATACAGAGGACCCTTGGAATGATCGGGCTGGTAAGCCTCGGCTTCCTGGGATGCAGCCGGATGGAATACCTGGTTCAGCCGGAAAAGAAGGCAACCCAAAAGCAACAGGCCCTTTTATCTTCCGCCGCGGAAGAAATGATGATCGGCATCTATATTGCACCGCCTTTTGATTTTACGGAGCCTGTGCACTATCAAAGAATAAAGGATGCGAACGTAGACTTTATCCAGGATATCTCCGGTCAGCATACGCCCGCAAACAAGCTGGCCATGCTGGATATGGCCGATAGTGTAGGACTAAAAATGATGGTGGCTGATGACCGGATCAATGGCTCCGATGCGCAGATCACCGCCATGTTGAATACCTACAACAATCACCCGGCTGTGATCGGATATTTCGTCAAAGATGAACCTACTGTTGCACAGCTCAATGATGCGGCTACGCGGTATGGAAAGGTATTGAGCTATGATCCGTCTAAGCTTCCGCACGTGAATCTTTTTCCAAGCTACGCTACCGGTGCATTGGGATCGATCAATTATGAGAACGATTATGTGCAGCAATGGATCAACCTGGCGGGACCCGCCAACCTCAAGTACCTGTCGATGGATAACTACCCGTTTTTATCCAACGGGCAGTTCCGGCAGGACCCCTATTACCACGATCTGGACGTGATCCGGCGGCTTGGCCTGCGCTATGGAATAAAAACATCGGCCTACCTGCAATCGGTAGGTGTGGCGGGTATGTACCGCAGGCCCAATACGGACGAACTTCGGTTCAGCGCATACAGTACCCTGGCCTATGGCATCAAGATCCCCGTTTGGTTTTCGTACTGGACACCCGTTAGCAGTACCGAAGTATTTACAGATGCGATTATTGATCTTACCGGTGCCAAAACAAACCTGTATGATCCGTTCCGCATTCTCAATGCGGAGTTAAAACAGATCGGCAGAACCCTTATACACACGGATGCGGTAGCCGTATACCACTCCGGTACTTCGCTGCCGGCAGGCACCAGCCCCATTCCCGCGTCGTTTATGGTAAAGCCGGTGGATCCGTCGGCAAACCTGATCATGACGCATTTTGTGAGCCCGGCTGACGGAAAGGAATATGTGATGGTGGTGAATAAATCCTTTACCACCACATTGAATGCCACGTTTTCAACAGGCAGCACCATTACCAACGTGCAATGGATCTCAAAGACCAATGGGGATGCCGTAGCCACCGATTTTAACCCGGCTACCCACCAGTTTTCTGCTTCTTTCCTGCCGGGCGAGGGTAAGCTGTTCCCCCTGACGGTTGCATTGCCGGAGGTAACGGTAAGCACCCTGTCCGGGTCGGGAACCGCCGGTTTTGCAGACGGAGCCGCCGCAACGGCCAAATTCAATTTTCTTACCAATACCGGTATGGCAACGGATCAGCTGGGGAATGCCTATATAGCAGATATCGATAATCACTGCATCCGCAAGGTAGATGCAAACGGAACGGTTACCACGCTGGCCGGAAGTTCCGGTGTTTCCGGGAATACAGACGGCACCGGTGCTGCGGCACGCTTTAATCATCCCACGGATATAGCGGTAGATAACAACGGCAACGTATATGTAGCCGATACCTGGAACTGGGCGGTACGGAAGATTACACCCGGCGGAGCAGTCACCACCATCCTCGGATGGGTAGTGCCTTTTCCGCAGGGTATTGCGATCGATCAGGCGCAGCAGAAACTATACCTGGTAAGTGCATTACCCAGTGCCAGTAACGGAAAATTATATGAGCTTAGTTTTTCGGGTGCATTAACCACCCGCACGCTTGACCGGGCGGTGACGGCCGGCGGTATCAGGCTGGATAACTACGGGAACCTGGTGGTGGCGGATAACTTCAATTCCATTGTATACCGGATAAGCCGGTCTAACTGGAAGACGGAGATCATCGCGGGCACAGCGGGTCAGCATGGAACAGTCGATGGGGTTGGGGCCAATGCCCGTTTTGATCATCCCTGGGGGCTGGCTATCGACGCTGCCAATAATATTTATGTGGCCGGTTGCGGACACCAGTTTGATGCGTCCACCATCGCTGCAACCGCTTCCAATATACGGATGATACAGGCAAATAGTAATAAAGTGATTACGCTGGCCGGCAGTACACAAGGTTATGCAAACGGAACAGGCGCGGCTGCAACATTCAATGTGCCCACGGGCATTGCTGTTTACCAGAACCAGCTTTTGGTGCTGGACCGGATGAACCAACGCATCCGGAAAATAATAAAGTAA
- a CDS encoding TonB-dependent receptor — MDLKKMFGAVTRHRELKRWLLIMKMTTFFLLCVLLQASARGYSQNVTLSLKTVPMEKAFREIGKQTGYRFVYFKEQLENLPPVTISVRNRPLAEVLQQLFDRRPISYTVTGNYISIKKAPVVQALPPPVEVRGVVTDSTGTPLAGATITVAGSQRAVKTNGQGAFSIDVDAGTLLVVTYIGYAEQKVKVPENGSLTVVLQRAPNQGLNDEVVVLGFGQTQKKIAQTGSVASVGMKELKQSPTANITNALAGRLPGLIAIQVSGEPGNDKSQLLIRGRATFNGAEPLITIDGVQKDYSAIGLLDVNEIENITILKDASATAIYGVKGANGVIIVTTRRGKAGKPAITASTQTAVQSTIRLPKYLGSYDYALLANEAYLNDHPGGVAPYSDVALEAYRTGSDPLKYPDIDWLDAMMKPAVQTQANFNISGGSNMARYFVNVGYTDQSGIYKTKKNARYDPKSNFKRYNFRSNIDVDFDPNFSLGLNLYGAIENKKDPNVSVPDLFWTLNQLPPNAFPIQYPTGFYGENGQFLNPARLLNETGFRESFNSSLSGMLSVTRKLNFITQGLSVKGNYSFDGYFQNNFNRKKEVRRAVYKGTGSYDDISNYTYLGNDVPLSAPASSFSQNRDIWMDASLNYQRKFGSHDVTGLLLVNRTQKVIGNTIPFVSQGVVSRFTYNYDYKYFAEVNAGYNGTDNFSKGKRYGLFPAFSAGWVLSEESFLKGNNWLSFLKLRGSYGLTGNDQLVGRRWLFNSEYIRNQTAGYLYGDQLYGVEGVYEGAMANPDVTWEIAKKANLGFEMKLWKGLIAITADVFSEKRNNILITRSSVPALIGMSGSNLPPANLGKVDNKGFEVEINHRKSFQRFTYFLNANMSYAKNKIIFIDEESRPYDYMYQTGQSLGQIMGLTAIGFFKNEMDIRLSPAQFGRVIPGDIKYLDRNGDGVINDNDIGPIGKSNIPELFFGVSGGVTWKGLDLSFLFQGAGNSSRTLVGGIAWEFYEGGKVRQEHLDRWTPQTAATATWPSLHYGGNSNNHRVSSFYLEDNSYIRLKNMELGYTFRNVNLTQKARLSTLRVYANGMNLVTWTRAQDMLDPEYWAGNTNGTVYPAQRIVNFGASIGF; from the coding sequence ATGGATTTAAAAAAAATGTTTGGTGCCGTTACCCGGCACCGCGAATTAAAAAGATGGCTGCTGATTATGAAAATGACGACATTCTTTCTTTTATGCGTCTTGTTGCAGGCCTCGGCGAGGGGCTATTCACAAAATGTGACCCTGTCATTGAAAACAGTGCCTATGGAGAAGGCATTCAGGGAAATCGGAAAGCAGACCGGTTACCGGTTTGTTTACTTTAAGGAGCAGCTGGAAAACCTGCCCCCCGTTACCATTTCCGTGCGCAACCGGCCATTGGCAGAAGTGTTGCAGCAATTATTTGATCGTCGCCCGATCAGTTACACGGTAACAGGCAATTATATTTCAATAAAGAAAGCGCCCGTTGTTCAGGCGCTCCCGCCGCCGGTTGAGGTGCGAGGGGTGGTTACAGACAGCACCGGAACACCGCTTGCCGGGGCTACCATAACAGTAGCAGGCAGCCAGCGTGCCGTGAAAACAAATGGCCAGGGCGCGTTTTCTATCGATGTGGATGCAGGAACGCTTTTAGTGGTTACGTATATCGGGTATGCCGAGCAGAAAGTAAAAGTACCTGAAAACGGTTCTTTAACCGTGGTATTGCAGCGGGCACCCAACCAGGGATTGAATGATGAAGTAGTGGTGCTGGGCTTTGGTCAAACGCAAAAAAAAATTGCGCAAACCGGGTCTGTAGCTTCTGTGGGGATGAAAGAGCTCAAGCAAAGTCCAACGGCAAATATCACCAATGCCCTGGCCGGAAGACTACCGGGGCTGATTGCCATACAGGTGAGCGGGGAACCGGGAAATGATAAATCGCAATTGCTGATCCGGGGTAGAGCTACCTTTAACGGCGCAGAGCCGCTGATCACCATCGATGGGGTACAAAAGGACTATAGCGCCATCGGGCTGCTGGATGTAAATGAAATCGAAAATATTACCATCCTGAAGGACGCATCGGCCACGGCGATCTACGGGGTAAAAGGGGCTAATGGCGTCATCATCGTTACCACGAGACGGGGAAAAGCAGGAAAGCCGGCCATTACGGCCAGCACGCAAACGGCGGTGCAATCCACGATCCGTTTGCCAAAATACCTGGGTTCCTATGACTATGCCCTACTGGCCAATGAAGCCTATCTGAACGATCATCCGGGGGGTGTTGCGCCCTATAGTGATGTGGCGCTGGAAGCCTACCGTACCGGATCGGATCCGTTGAAATACCCGGATATCGATTGGTTGGATGCAATGATGAAGCCGGCGGTGCAAACCCAGGCCAATTTCAATATCAGCGGCGGAAGCAATATGGCGCGCTATTTTGTGAATGTGGGTTATACCGATCAAAGCGGTATTTATAAAACAAAGAAGAATGCCCGGTATGATCCCAAGTCGAATTTTAAACGGTATAATTTCCGTTCGAATATTGATGTGGATTTCGATCCCAATTTTTCCCTGGGCCTGAATTTATATGGTGCCATTGAAAATAAAAAAGATCCCAATGTTTCGGTGCCTGATCTTTTCTGGACCTTAAACCAGCTGCCACCGAATGCATTTCCCATCCAGTATCCTACCGGGTTTTATGGGGAAAACGGGCAATTCCTGAACCCTGCAAGACTGCTGAATGAAACGGGGTTCCGCGAGTCGTTTAACTCCTCCTTATCGGGGATGTTATCCGTAACCCGGAAGCTGAACTTCATTACACAGGGGTTATCGGTAAAAGGAAACTATTCTTTCGACGGCTATTTCCAGAATAATTTTAACCGGAAAAAGGAAGTGCGGAGAGCGGTATATAAAGGTACCGGAAGTTATGATGACATCAGTAACTACACCTACCTGGGCAACGATGTACCGTTGTCTGCACCTGCATCCTCTTTCTCTCAGAACCGGGATATATGGATGGATGCTTCGTTAAACTACCAGCGGAAATTTGGCAGCCATGATGTTACCGGGTTGCTGCTGGTGAACCGTACGCAAAAAGTGATCGGCAATACCATCCCGTTTGTATCGCAGGGGGTCGTATCCCGCTTTACCTACAACTACGACTATAAATATTTTGCGGAAGTGAATGCCGGTTACAACGGAACCGATAACTTTTCTAAGGGCAAACGCTATGGTCTGTTCCCGGCTTTTTCTGCAGGCTGGGTACTTTCGGAAGAATCCTTCCTGAAAGGAAATAACTGGCTGAGTTTTTTAAAACTAAGGGGTTCTTACGGACTTACCGGGAACGATCAGCTGGTGGGCCGGCGCTGGCTGTTTAATTCAGAATATATCCGCAATCAAACAGCCGGGTACCTGTATGGCGACCAGCTCTACGGTGTGGAAGGAGTGTATGAAGGTGCTATGGCCAACCCGGATGTTACCTGGGAAATTGCCAAAAAAGCAAATCTTGGTTTTGAAATGAAGCTCTGGAAGGGATTGATCGCCATTACGGCGGATGTGTTTAGCGAAAAACGCAATAATATCCTCATTACCCGGTCTTCCGTTCCGGCCCTTATCGGAATGTCGGGCAGTAACCTGCCGCCGGCCAACCTGGGAAAAGTCGATAATAAAGGATTTGAGGTGGAAATCAATCACCGCAAGAGCTTCCAGCGGTTTACCTATTTCCTCAACGCCAATATGTCGTATGCAAAAAACAAGATCATCTTCATTGATGAAGAATCAAGACCTTACGATTATATGTACCAGACCGGGCAATCACTGGGACAAATCATGGGACTGACCGCCATTGGCTTTTTCAAAAACGAAATGGATATCCGGCTGAGCCCTGCTCAATTCGGGCGGGTGATTCCCGGTGATATCAAATACCTCGACCGGAACGGAGATGGGGTGATCAATGACAATGATATTGGTCCGATCGGTAAAAGCAATATTCCCGAACTCTTCTTTGGTGTCTCGGGCGGTGTTACCTGGAAGGGGCTGGACCTGAGCTTTTTGTTTCAGGGTGCCGGCAATAGCAGCCGCACGCTGGTGGGCGGTATTGCATGGGAGTTTTATGAAGGCGGGAAAGTGCGCCAGGAGCACCTCGACCGCTGGACGCCGCAGACGGCCGCCACCGCCACCTGGCCTTCCCTGCATTATGGTGGCAACAGTAATAACCACCGGGTGTCATCCTTTTACCTGGAGGACAACAGTTATATCCGCCTGAAAAATATGGAACTGGGCTACACCTTCCGGAACGTAAACCTGACGCAAAAGGCGAGATTATCTACGCTGCGGGTCTATGCTAATGGAATGAACCTGGTCACCTGGACGAGGGCGCAGGACATGCTGGACCCCGAATATTGGGCCGGCAATACCAATGGCACGGTGTACCCGGCACAACGCATTGTCAATTTTGGTGCTTCAATTGGTTTTTAA
- a CDS encoding IPT/TIG domain-containing protein, whose amino-acid sequence MNQLKVSIYTISFFVLLCCSSCKKQTFRQVDDRYVHNNALPVSLERFAPLEGSEATEVMLYGDNFSSDVQDIRVTINGRETEVLGANQKRIIIKIPQGAGTGKLTLTIGGKTVSSEAAFTYTLKRTVTTIAGSSAAATFDFKVNAGMDIDSKGNLYLADIFNNCIRKVAPDGTVSTFAGVPGTEGNKNGAAAQALFNHPADLVVDQNDNVYVADTWNWAIRKIATTGEVTTVLGWVVPFPQGITISKKTGTLYVVSALPAASQGKLFEIAAAGVMTERPLSAPIVSGGITMDHNDNLVIADNGRSVVYRVNTQTWNMEKLAGLEDTPGWVDGVAGNARFEHPWDVAVDSKNNIYVAGCGHLFNSANIAAGASNIRMIEAGTNKVSTVAGSNSMGYKDGLGGEARFNVPTGLAIDAQDNVYILDRDNLKIRKMVSQ is encoded by the coding sequence ATGAACCAACTAAAAGTTTCAATATATACCATTTCCTTTTTCGTCCTTTTGTGTTGCAGCTCCTGTAAAAAGCAAACCTTCCGGCAGGTGGACGACCGCTACGTACACAACAATGCACTGCCCGTTTCCCTGGAACGGTTTGCGCCGCTTGAAGGAAGCGAAGCCACCGAAGTGATGTTGTACGGCGACAATTTCAGCAGTGATGTGCAGGATATCCGGGTAACGATCAACGGCCGGGAAACCGAAGTATTGGGTGCGAACCAGAAACGGATCATTATTAAAATTCCGCAAGGCGCGGGCACGGGAAAGCTAACCCTTACCATCGGTGGAAAAACGGTGAGCAGCGAAGCAGCATTTACTTATACCTTAAAAAGAACAGTGACAACCATTGCGGGCAGCAGTGCCGCCGCAACTTTTGATTTTAAAGTGAATGCGGGGATGGATATCGACTCAAAGGGTAATTTGTACCTGGCGGATATTTTCAACAACTGCATCCGCAAGGTAGCGCCGGATGGTACGGTGAGCACCTTTGCCGGTGTGCCCGGTACAGAGGGTAATAAAAACGGCGCCGCAGCCCAGGCCTTGTTCAATCATCCAGCGGATCTGGTGGTGGATCAAAATGACAATGTATACGTAGCCGATACCTGGAACTGGGCGATACGGAAAATTGCCACAACCGGTGAAGTGACCACCGTTTTAGGTTGGGTGGTGCCCTTCCCGCAAGGCATCACCATCAGTAAGAAAACAGGCACCTTGTACGTAGTTAGCGCCTTGCCGGCGGCAAGCCAGGGAAAACTTTTTGAGATTGCTGCAGCCGGTGTGATGACGGAGCGGCCGCTGAGTGCGCCGATCGTATCCGGGGGCATCACGATGGACCATAATGACAACCTGGTAATCGCGGATAACGGAAGGTCTGTTGTGTACCGGGTTAATACACAAACCTGGAATATGGAAAAGCTTGCAGGTTTGGAAGATACCCCCGGCTGGGTAGACGGGGTCGCCGGCAATGCCCGTTTTGAACATCCCTGGGATGTGGCGGTGGATAGTAAAAATAATATCTACGTAGCGGGCTGCGGCCATCTCTTTAACAGCGCTAATATTGCCGCCGGAGCTTCCAATATCCGGATGATTGAAGCCGGCACCAATAAGGTAAGCACTGTTGCCGGATCCAACAGTATGGGATATAAGGACGGTTTGGGCGGTGAAGCGCGGTTTAATGTGCCCACAGGCCTGGCGATTGATGCGCAGGACAATGTATATATACTGGACCGGGACAACCTGAAAATAAGGAAAATGGTTTCCCAATAA
- a CDS encoding RagB/SusD family nutrient uptake outer membrane protein — MKLNILICCLLSVGVFSCNVKGYLDKAETGGLSEQEVFGDYVQTERYLANIYADLPNEWMPAKSVTYAAASDEAKCPVIYFNGPQVFTRGLLSPTYNPIENWAGLYASIRKVNRLIEKIDQVPAVNATQMAGKTRMKGEGYFLRAFYYYELFKRYGSVPLIDRVLQITDDLNLPRNTVAEVTAFIVQDCNTAVPLLDGVNSAANIGRATKGAALMLKARALLLAASPLHNPGNDAAKWTAAAAAAREIADLDTYHVDADYKGLFHKRSASNIIFQSTVNNTEWLKQLFIPSMNGTAWIQPLQDLVDAYEMKNGKMISEAGSGYAPNDPYKDRDPRFYASVLYNGSSWKGETVQTFVGGLDGLTSAEGSLTQTGYYLRKLVDENGSVSPDNRPGDHYWVYMRFEDALLMYAEAQNEVLSAPDNTVYEAMNQVRNRVGMPSLPANLGKSQMRERIRNERRIELAFEGQRFWDIRRWKIGTETMSEARGMRITKQTDGSFTHTPFLVENRIYKPAFDLFPIPQTEINKDKKLVQNPGYN; from the coding sequence ATGAAATTAAATATACTTATCTGCTGTTTGCTGTCTGTTGGTGTTTTTTCATGTAACGTGAAAGGCTACCTCGATAAGGCAGAAACAGGAGGGCTCTCCGAACAGGAGGTTTTTGGCGATTATGTACAAACCGAGCGTTACCTGGCCAATATCTATGCCGACCTTCCCAATGAATGGATGCCGGCTAAAAGTGTTACCTATGCTGCGGCTTCCGATGAAGCAAAATGCCCGGTGATCTATTTTAACGGACCACAGGTATTTACCCGCGGGTTGCTTTCACCCACCTACAATCCCATTGAGAACTGGGCCGGTCTGTATGCATCAATCCGGAAGGTAAACCGCCTGATCGAAAAAATAGACCAGGTGCCGGCGGTAAATGCCACACAGATGGCGGGCAAAACCCGCATGAAAGGAGAAGGCTATTTTTTAAGGGCATTCTATTATTACGAGCTGTTTAAGCGGTACGGAAGCGTGCCATTGATTGACCGGGTATTGCAAATTACGGATGATCTGAACCTACCCCGGAACACTGTAGCAGAAGTAACGGCCTTTATTGTGCAGGATTGCAATACGGCAGTACCATTACTGGACGGGGTGAACAGTGCCGCAAATATCGGGCGCGCCACCAAAGGCGCCGCACTGATGCTGAAAGCACGTGCACTGCTTTTGGCGGCCAGTCCCCTGCACAACCCTGGCAACGACGCTGCAAAGTGGACGGCGGCCGCAGCAGCAGCCCGGGAGATCGCCGACCTGGATACCTATCATGTAGACGCGGATTATAAAGGCCTGTTTCATAAACGCTCCGCATCCAATATCATTTTCCAGTCAACTGTCAATAATACCGAATGGCTGAAGCAGCTCTTTATTCCAAGTATGAATGGTACGGCATGGATTCAGCCTCTGCAGGACCTGGTAGATGCCTATGAAATGAAGAATGGGAAAATGATCAGTGAAGCAGGATCGGGGTATGCACCCAATGACCCCTACAAAGACCGCGACCCCCGGTTTTATGCATCGGTATTGTACAATGGCAGTTCCTGGAAAGGAGAAACGGTGCAAACCTTTGTGGGTGGACTGGATGGGTTGACCTCCGCAGAGGGCAGTTTGACCCAAACCGGTTACTATCTCCGCAAACTCGTGGATGAAAACGGAAGCGTATCGCCCGATAACCGGCCCGGGGATCATTATTGGGTATATATGCGTTTTGAAGATGCCCTTCTGATGTATGCGGAGGCGCAGAATGAAGTCCTCAGTGCGCCGGACAACACGGTTTATGAAGCCATGAACCAGGTACGCAACCGGGTGGGGATGCCTTCACTGCCGGCCAACCTGGGCAAGAGCCAGATGCGGGAGCGCATCCGCAATGAACGGCGCATAGAACTGGCATTTGAAGGACAGCGTTTCTGGGATATCCGGCGCTGGAAGATCGGAACAGAAACCATGAGCGAAGCCCGGGGTATGCGGATCACAAAGCAAACGGATGGCAGCTTTACGCACACGCCTTTCCTGGTGGAGAACCGCATCTACAAACCTGCATTCGACCTGTTTCCCATTCCCCAAACGGAAATCAATAAAGACAAAAAACTGGTGCAAAACCCGGGATATAATTAA